In the Planctomycetota bacterium genome, GGTCGTCACGCGCGTGGGGTCCATCTTCATCTTGATCAGCGTGTCGCCCATCTCGGCCAGGAACTGTTTGCTGGCGGCCACCAGCCCGATGTGGGCCGTGGGATGGATGCGGGCGATCTGAACGATCGTGGACATTTCAGGCTGCAGGTTCACGCCCACGATGGGCGGTCCGCCGTCCGAGAGAAGGTTCTCCAACTCATCGAGGTGGTAGAACGACGTGACGACGAGGTCGGCGGAACGGAGGGCGGGCAAGGTCGAGGACGGTTTGGCGCGGATGTCCGTCAGGAGGACGGGGACGATGACAACCCTCGGGTCGAGCGACAGATGCTCCGAAAAGTAGGTCAACTGTTCGCGGTTGCACTCGACGAAGACGAGGCGGATGTGGCTGAGGAGTTCCCTTTTCTCGTGCAGGAACGCCTCCGTCGCCTCGGCGTACTCATCGAGGGTGAATCCCAGCGAGAGCGATTCTTCGACGGAGTGTTCGAGGGTCTTCAGGAGCCTTTCACGGCGGGAACGGCTTTCCAGTTGTTTGGCGGAACGGACGACGAGCGTGCCTTTTCCGACCCGGGCGTCGATGAGTTGC is a window encoding:
- a CDS encoding GntR family transcriptional regulator, which translates into the protein MPTKLNPLHIPLRRDSGIPLYLQIKEGIREALHGAPEDEEALLPPQRDLADRLGVSRNTVGMAYAELQREQLIDARVGKGTLVVRSAKQLESRSRRERLLKTLEHSVEESLSLGFTLDEYAEATEAFLHEKRELLSHIRLVFVECNREQLTYFSEHLSLDPRVVIVPVLLTDIRAKPSSTLPALRSADLVVTSFYHLDELENLLSDGGPPIVGVNLQPEMSTIVQIARIHPTAHIGLVAASKQFLAEMGDTLIKMKMDPTRVTTSIDGDAETLCHLVGRVDALIVSPSRRKEIEALAGRKPVVEFLFAPDEGSINSIRVALLELKQQRKGKSDHASSDHGTRVS